The following proteins are encoded in a genomic region of Aquifex aeolicus VF5:
- a CDS encoding flagellar hook protein FlgE yields the protein MLRSFYNAITGMDVSRFALDVTSDNLANANTVGFKKSRPIFQDMVSQVVVGLNTTTGTVKTTTFGAGAVVDSTQKVWTIGSFKQTEITTDLAIEGKALFILRDVLTNQTYYTRDGRFRINREGYLINPNGLYVQGFKVNPVTGEVTGTQLEDIRVETQIPPKATGEIYFNPPTNLDERAPIIDQTTTPFNPLDSFTYNYRYTLTIYDSLGREVPADIYFVKTGTNQWKVYFLASLKERYINVDWNGDDDKTDIVFLDLFNDQVHIADNGTFSTLPTFASKTLEFDPSTGKLVYIPGGDIVQDTANQKFYLEVDLTPESGPSEINDPNDTESYLNKLGAKLGSETNKIKIYVGEGILQNNVIQNSYITQHAADFVVTMDQDGYARGELIDLYVLSEDGVVVGVYSNGETLPTYRLALAQFTDPEELVKKGSNLYASVKTPTILLPGGSNKIRSAVVEMSNVDIAKEFINLITAQRTYQVTQGR from the coding sequence CCTCAGACAACCTAGCAAATGCAAATACAGTAGGGTTCAAGAAATCAAGACCAATTTTTCAGGACATGGTTTCACAGGTAGTTGTAGGCTTAAACACCACAACAGGAACGGTAAAAACGACCACATTCGGAGCCGGAGCGGTAGTAGATTCCACTCAAAAGGTATGGACAATAGGCAGTTTTAAACAAACCGAGATAACGACTGACCTCGCTATAGAAGGTAAAGCTCTCTTTATACTCAGAGATGTTTTAACAAACCAAACATATTATACGAGAGACGGCAGATTCAGAATAAACAGGGAAGGATACCTTATTAATCCAAACGGACTTTACGTTCAGGGATTTAAGGTAAATCCTGTAACAGGTGAAGTTACCGGAACACAGTTAGAAGATATAAGAGTAGAAACGCAGATACCTCCGAAGGCTACCGGTGAGATTTACTTTAATCCGCCGACGAATTTAGATGAGAGAGCTCCTATTATAGACCAAACTACTACACCTTTTAATCCTCTGGATTCATTTACCTACAATTACAGGTACACGTTAACTATTTATGACAGTTTAGGCAGGGAAGTTCCGGCGGATATTTATTTTGTAAAAACGGGGACGAATCAGTGGAAAGTATACTTCTTGGCTTCTTTAAAAGAAAGATATATAAACGTTGATTGGAACGGGGATGACGATAAAACAGATATAGTTTTCCTTGATTTATTTAACGATCAGGTTCATATTGCGGATAACGGAACTTTTAGTACGCTCCCTACATTCGCTTCAAAGACCCTCGAGTTTGACCCCTCAACGGGGAAATTGGTATACATTCCGGGTGGTGATATTGTTCAGGATACAGCTAATCAAAAGTTTTACCTAGAAGTTGATTTAACACCGGAAAGTGGACCTTCTGAAATAAACGATCCGAACGATACAGAGTCTTACTTAAACAAGTTAGGGGCAAAGTTAGGTAGTGAAACTAATAAAATTAAAATTTACGTAGGTGAAGGTATATTACAGAATAATGTAATTCAAAATTCCTACATCACCCAACACGCAGCGGACTTTGTCGTTACTATGGATCAAGACGGGTACGCAAGGGGCGAATTAATAGACTTGTACGTTCTTTCTGAGGATGGTGTTGTTGTAGGTGTATACTCAAATGGGGAAACCCTTCCTACTTACAGACTTGCCCTCGCACAGTTCACCGATCCCGAGGAACTTGTCAAGAAAGGTTCCAACCTTTACGCTTCTGTAAAAACTCCTACGATCTTACTCCCCGGAGGTTCTAACAAAATACGCTCCGCCGTTGTTGAAATGTCAAACGTGGACATAGCAAAGGAGTTCATAAACCTTATAACAGCCCAAAGAACTTATCAGGTAACGCAAGGACGATAA
- a CDS encoding flagellar basal body-associated FliL family protein: MAEEVREEAQAGGGKKKLIFLLLLLILLAGAGAGAYFFLFAKKEEKKEEKAPKVAPPEVGIMYKLDPPFIVNLADPEATVYARISITLEVANQQVLQEVQKKEPVIRDAIIEIISSKTSNEIRTPEGREQLKLEVLKRINTILSEGGVRNVYFTEFVIQVE, translated from the coding sequence ATGGCTGAAGAGGTAAGGGAAGAAGCACAGGCGGGCGGTGGGAAAAAGAAATTAATCTTCCTCCTTCTTCTCTTAATACTTCTCGCAGGTGCAGGGGCAGGAGCTTATTTTTTCCTATTTGCTAAAAAGGAAGAGAAAAAGGAGGAAAAAGCTCCAAAGGTTGCTCCTCCCGAAGTTGGCATTATGTACAAACTCGACCCGCCGTTTATAGTAAACCTTGCAGATCCTGAGGCAACCGTTTACGCGAGGATATCCATAACTCTGGAGGTTGCAAATCAGCAAGTACTTCAAGAAGTTCAGAAAAAAGAACCCGTTATAAGGGATGCGATAATTGAGATAATTTCAAGCAAAACTTCCAACGAGATAAGAACCCCCGAAGGTAGGGAACAATTAAAACTTGAAGTTCTAAAGCGTATAAATACAATCCTTTCAGAAGGTGGAGTGAGGAACGTATACTTTACAGAGTTCGTGATTCAGGTAGAGTAA